The window GCGGAAGATGTAATTGCAGTGCTTTGGAAATAGCCTCTTCTCCCGCCTTTATAAAGGGTATTGAAAAATTCGGGCTTATTCTGTTGTGTACCAGCTTATCTTCTTTATACTTATTCACTTCTTTTTCATCTCTTGAAATATATTTTGCATCAATCCCGCTTGACAGAGTTATATTAGGAGCGATACGATAGAATAGCTTCCCCAATGCCATTTTCCAGGCAGGGGTTGGAAAAGCAATACGTAAAAACGGACTGGTTATAACGACTCCTTTTAATTCCGGTTTTCGTCGCAAGACATAGTTTAAAGCTACATTTCCTCCCATACTATGGCCGTATAAGAACCTCGGAAAACCGTTAAACAACTCATCAACTTTATCAAAAACCTCTGTTATACTATCAAGGACAGCTTCATATCCGGGGCACGTTCCCCGCTTACCTTCCGTATGCCCATGACCAAAGTGGTCGAAACCGATAACAGCATAACCTTTATCTATAAATTCAGGTACCACAAAAGAAGAATAACGTCCGCTGTGCGATCCCATGCCATGTACCAATACCACAACGGCTTTTAGCTGTTGCGGTTTCCAATACTGTCCGTATAACTTCTTGTTGTGACAATAAAAATAAAATTCGTTATGCTGCATCACTAAAATTTAGGTGTGGGTTAAAGTTACACTTTTTGATTATTTAACTTCCCTTCCAATACCTCACGCATGGCCTTTGCTTTTATAAGGCATTCTTCATATTCTTTTTCTGGAATCGATCTCGCTGTAATGGCACCTCCCACTGAATACGAAATATATTTTTTTGTTGCGTTGTAAAGAATACTTCTTATCACAACATTAAAATCAAAATCGCCAACGGGAGTAAAATACCCCACGGTTCCACTATAAAGCCCTCTTTTAGTTTCTTCAAGTTCTTCAATAATTTTCATAGCTGAAATTTTAGGCGCTCCTGTCATGCTTCCCATAGGAAAAGTTGCTTTAATTATATCTATTGGGTTCGTTTCATCAGGGACAATAGCTTTCACTGTGGATATGAGTTGATGTACCTGTTCGAAGGTGTATACCTTGCAAAGTTCTTCTACTTCCACCGTTCCTTTTTTGGCAACCCTCGACAGGTCATTTCTGACAAGGTCTACGATCATTATATTCTCAGAACGCTCTTTCGGGTTATTTCTCAACGAATTTACCAACTGTACATCAGCTTTTAAAAACTGTGCCCTTTTGGCGGTTCCTTTAATGGGCTGGGAAAGCACCTTGCTCCCTTCTTTTCTCAGATATCGTTCAGGCGATGCCGATAACAAATACTGATCCCTTATTTTAAGATAGGTTGCAAACGGAGGTTTTGAAATTTCATTTAAGTGCTTATAGCTTCTGAGGGGAGCTAGTTCCGTATCTTCCGCATAAAATTCCTGGCAAAAACTGGCTTCGTAAATATCTCCCCGATGAATATAATCCAGCATCTTTTTTACTTTAGCCATATATTCTTCTTTATGGATCCGCAATTTGATTTTTACATCTCCCGTATTTCCGGTTTCATAAGTACTGCTTTCCTGAAACGAATTAATTTCTTCGTAATCTGCTTCTACCTCATCGTCGACCATTGGTAAATAATGAAATTCTGCCACCCCCTCTTTTATGGTAACAATCTTTTTAGGCTGAAAAAAATAAAGATCCGGAAATTCCAGCCCGTCAAAATTACCTGACTTTAAATTTTCAACGTCATTTTTTAAATCATAAGAAAGGTAACCAAACAACCAGTCGTGTGAGACGGATTGGTACTCTTTGAGTTTTTCAAAAGCATCATATGTATCCGTTTGTATAGAAGTCAGGGCATCAAATGCCATTATACTGTCAAAAGAACTGTACCGCCTGTGATAATTATTGCTATCCAGCCAGGCCACCTCTTCAAATTGCTGTGCCCAAGACAAAAGTTTATCCTTAAAAACCTCTATATCTTCCGGAGTAAATTTTACAGTTTTTCTATACATACGAAGAAATTAATAATTCATTGTTACAAATTTAACAAACATTCGAAATAATAATTCATTTATATTTTCTAATATTGTATCCATAAAACAAAGGACAAACATTTATTAATTAAAATGCAAAACAATCAAAACATACAATTCTTATCGGAGCTAACGGCTCCCGGGATTGTTTTTGCTATTACTCCCGTTCGTCCTATCCGCCGCCGTCGCCCGTAAGGGTGCACAATAGTTATTGGAGTTAGGTGTGTCCAACTCCCCCGCGAAAAACCAGTTTTACTTAAATCAAGATTTTAATTTTTTAGAACACTATGCAGGTAGTTATTGCCAACAACTCGCATATTCAATATGCACAAATCATTTGTGATACTATTGAAGATTCTGCTAAGCAAAGAGGAACAGGAATTGCCAAGCGAACCACCGAGTATATCGTTACCAAAATACAAAATGGTAATGCTGTAATTGCATTGGACGGAGAGACCTTTGCCGGTTTTTGCTACATAGAAACCTGGGGGCATGAAAAATATGTTGCCAATTCAGGACTGATTGTACACCCTGATTTTAGAGGCCATGGACTAGCCACTAAAATAAAGAAAAAGGTTTTTGAACACAGCAGAAATAAATTTCCAGAAGCCAAGATATTTGGAATCACTACCGGTTTGGCCGTAATGAAAATCAATTACGATCTGGGGTATGAACCGGTTACCTTTTCTGAACTCACTGATGATCCGGCCTTTTGGAACGGATGCCAGACTTGTAAAAATTACGATATCTTAACAAGGACAGACAGAAAAATGTGCCTGTGTACCGGTATGTTGTATGATCCTGCTGATAAAGAACATAATCACAAACATTCGTATAACAAGAAAGTTTTTAAAAGATTAAAGAGTATTAAACAAAATATTTTCCTTAAAAAAGAAAAAAAGAAAAAATGAAGAAATTAGTTTTAGCCTATAGCGGAGGATTAGACACCTCGTATTGCGCCAAGTATTTATCTGAAGAAGAAGGATTTGATGTTCATGCTGTTAGTGTTAATACAGGAGGGTTCAGTAAAGAAGAAATCCGGAACATCGAAAGTAAGGCCAAAGTGCTTGGGGTTTCGTCGTACACCTCTATAGACGCAGTACAAACTTTTTACGATGAAGTTGTAAAATACCTTATTTACGGCAATGTTCTTAAAAACAACACTTATCCGCTCTCTGTAAGCGCCGAAAGAATCGTTCAGGCAATAGAGATCATAAAGTATGCAAAAAAAATCGATGCAAAGTATATTGCCCACGGAAGTACCGGTGCCGGTAACGATCAGGTCAGGTTTGATATGATTTTTCAAATTATCGCTCCCGAGATCGAGATCATAACTCCGATCAGGGACAAGAAACTTTCAAGACAGGAAGAAATAGAATACCTGTCCGGCAAAGGGGTTAACATGGAATGGTCCAAAGCCAAGTATTCCATCAACAAAGGCTTATGGGGCACCAGCGTAGGTGGTGAAGAAACTCTTACTTCTCACCTTCCGCTACCTGACGAGGCATACCCCAGCCAATTAACCAGTATGGGATCTCAAAAAGTAAAACTTACGTTTAATAAAGGCGAATTGACTGCCATTGACGGCAAAAAAGGGAAAGCTGTAGAGAATATTGAAAAATTAAACGAAATAGCTTCTGTCTATGCAATTGGAAGAGATATTCATGTAGGTGATACCATTATTGGAATTAAGGGAAGAGTAGGTTTTGAGGCCGCCGCTCCCATTATCATTATTAAAGCACATCATACGCTTGAGAAACATGTATTAACCAAATGGCAACAACATCATAAAGAGTATTTAGCCAACTGGTATGGTATGTTATTGCATGAAGGGCAATTTTTAGATGAAGCCATGAGAAACATTGAGGCTTTCTTAACCGATTCACAAAAGAATGTGTCGGGCGATGTCTGGGTAAGTTTGCATCCGTACAGATTTGTTATAGATGGTATTAAATCTGATCATGATCTGATGAGCGCCAAATTCGGGGCATACGGTGAAATGAACAAAGGCTGGACTGCCGATGATGCTAAAGGCTTTATAAAAATAATGTCTAATTCTGCTAAAATACACCAGGCAGTAAATCAGAATTAAAATGATTAAAGCAGGAATTATAGGAGGTTCAGGATATACCGGAGGAGAGTTAATAAGGTTATTACTAAACCACCCTCAAGCAACCATAGATTTTGTATTCAGCACGACAAGGGCAGGAAAACCTTTAAGTGATGCTCATGAGGATCTGTTGGGGCTTAGCGATATAAAATTTACAGGAGAGATCAATCCGGAAATAGATGTCTTGTTCTTATGTCTCGGACATGGGAATTCATCAAGCTTTCTGAATAACTACAAGTTTTCTGAAAACACAAAGATCATAGACCTCAGTAACGATTTTAGATTGCAAAATGATGCCAGTTTCAACGGTATGGAGTTTGTTTACGGCCTACCCGAACTGAATAAAGAAAAAATTAAAAGCGCAAAACAGCTTGCTAACCCGGGTTGTTTTGCTACAGCTATTCAATTAGCACTTTTACCTCTTGCCGCTGACAAGCGTTTACAACAGGAAATACATGTTAATGCCGTTACCGGAAGTACCGGAGCAGGGGTCAGTCCATCTGCTACATCGCATTTTAGCTGGAGAAATAATAATATTTCATGGTATAAGCCTTTTACGCATCAACATCTGGGTGAAATTGGCGAAAGTCTGGCTTCCCTGCAAGGTTCAGAGGCTTCATTGCTCTTTATGCCGCAACGCGGAAATTTTTCCAGAGGAATTTTTGTAACGGCATATACCAGGTTTACAGGATCTTTGGACGAAGCTAAAGCAATGTACGCCGGCTTTTACAAAGATGCTCCTTTCACCAAGGTGTCGGACAAAGAAATTCACCTGAAACAAGTGGTAAACACAAACATGTGTCATTTGCACCTTCATAAGCACGAAGATATATTACTGATCACCGGCGCTGAAGACAATCTGCTGAAGGGAGCCAGCGGACAAGCTGTTCAAAACATGAATTTAATGTTTGGATTGCCAGAAACAGAAGGATTACAGTTAAAGGCAAGTTATTTTTAATACACTAATAAACGTCACTGCAAAGCCATCAATAACAGGAAATAGCTGTGGCAGTCTCATTGGAGGCTTAGATTTCTATTTAAGGGATTACCGCGTCGCTCCATGAGTCGTTTTTCGCAATGACGCTCAAAATATAATGAACAACCAAAACACAGTTTGCAAAGATTCCGTATCGAGCAACCTGTAACTAATTTAACCCATATGAAAGTAGCTGTTATAGGCGCAGGAAATCTGGGGTTATCAATCGCAAAGGGACTGATAACCACTAATGCTATCACTACATTGTTTCTCACCAAGAGAAACAAAGAAAGCATCAAGGAATACGAAGAATACAAAAATGTTTTTGTAACGGACAACAATAGAGAAGCTGTTCAAAACTCAGACATTATAATCTTTGCTGTTCAGCCTGCCCAGTTCGAATCTATCCTTTTAGAAATAAAAGACCTGTTGCACCAGAACCATGTATTGATCTCTACCATTACAGGATTTAAAATCCCAAGAATAGAAGCTCTTATCGGATCTGATCATTACATTATCAGGAGCATGCCTAACACAGCCATTTCGGTTGGAAAATCCATGACCTGTTTATGTGCTAATGAAAAAGGAAAAAAACGTATTGACCTGGCTAAGGCAATCTTTAACCGTTTGGGGACATCGATCTCAATTCCTGAACACCAAATGCAGGCAGCTACCGTAATCTGTGCCAGCGGGATAGCCTTTTGGATGCGGCTGATCAGGGCAACAACCCAAGGAGCCATTCAATTAGGTTTCGATGCGGCTGAAGCTCAGGAAATGGCCATGCAAACCTGTGCCGGAGCTGCCGGTTTATTGATCCAGACCGGTAACCATCCCGAACAAGAGATCGATAAAGTTACAACTCCCCGGGGCTGTACCATTGAAGGTCTGAATGAAATGGAACATCAGGGACTCAGCTCCTCATTGATAAAAGGGATTGTGACCTCTTTTGAAAAAATTAATCAAATAGCTAAATAGACGCCCGTATTGAGGTATGAATATTGACAAATTACCAGGCCCGAAGAAAGCTGAATTTAAATCAAAAGAACAGAAATAAACAGTGTAACATCATCACCCGATAACAATATAACAATATTAAAGAAAACATGAAATTATTCGACGTTTATCCACTGTATGACATCACTCCTGTGAGGGGAGATAATGTTTATGTCTACGACGAAAAAGGACAACAATATCTCGACCTCTATGGAGGCCATGCTGTAATCTCTATCGGGCATTCGCATCCGCATTATACAGAGAAACTAAATGAACAGCTACATAAGCTCGGTTTTTATTCTAATGCCGTCAAAAACCCGTTGCAGCAAGAATTGGCAGATAAATTAGGTAACCTTTCGGGCTGTGACAATTATCAATTGTTTTTGTGCAACTCCGGGGCTGAAGCCAATGAAAACGCATTAAAGCTAGCGTCGTTTGTTACCGGAAAAAGCAGGGTGATTGCCTTTAACAATGCTTTTCATGGTAGAACCTCAGCAGCCGTTGCCGCTACAGATAATAAAAACATAAACGCACCCATAAATAGCCAGCACGACGTTTCCTTCCTTCCTTTAAACCAACTTCACTCTTTAGATTATGAATTAGTCAAAGGAGACGTATGTGCGGTTATTATTGAACCTATCCAGGGTGTCGGAGGTCTTGATGAGCCTACAACCAAGTTTTTAAAAGGCGCTCAGGAATTATGTAAAAAACACGGTGCTTTACTCGTATTGGACGAGGTTCAGTCCGGATACGGCAGAAGCGGGAAGTTCTTCGCTTTTCAGCATCATAATATCGAACCCGATATTATAGCCATGGCCAAAGGAATGGGAAATGGGTTCCCAGTGGGCGGTATTCTTATTCATCCTTCCATAGAAGCCAAATACGGAATGCTTGGCACCACCTTCGGAGGAAATCATTTGGCTTGTGCGGCAGGTATTGCCGTTTTAGATGTATTAAAAGAAAATAACCTTATAACACATGCCACTGAAATAGCTGCATACTTTACAGAAAAAGCCAAGAATCTTCCTCATCTGAAACAAATAAAAGGTCGTGGTTTAATGATCGGACTCGAATTCGAATTTGAAGTAGCTGATTTACGTAAAAAACTCATCTACGAAAAACGTATCTTTACAGGAGGTGCCGGCAATAAAAATTTACTCCGGATTCTTCCGCCTTTAACTGTTCAGAAAGAGCATATAGATCTCTTTATAGAAGCACTTTACGATGTCATTGATAATAAATAATTAAAAACGAATAGTGATTAATAATGATTTTACACATGGTTTCCGTTTTGTAAATCATTTGTCACAAAATACGATAATAATAAAATGGAACATTTTTTAGACCTGGACGATATTCCAAACATAGATCAGTTAATTAACGAGGCCATCAACTTGAAAAAAGCCCCTTATGCATTCGAGCAACTCGGAAAGCACAAAACCATCGGGCTCCTTTTCTTTAACTCAAGCCTCCGTACGCGGTTAAGTACTCAAAAAGCTGCTCAAAATCTGGGAATGAAGACAATGGTCTTAAATGTTTCGTCTGATAGTTGGGGCTTAGAATTTGAAGATGGTGCCGTTATGAACACCAATAAAGCTGAGCATGTAAGAGAAGCTGCTGCCGTTATCTCACAATATGTAGATATAATGGCTATTCGTGCCTTCCCTACGTTATGTGATAAAGAGAAAGACGAGCAGGAACAAGTACTGAAAAGTTTTCAAAAATACGCTTCAGTTCCAATTTTAAATATGGAAAGTGCAACCGGGCATCCATTACAGGCCCTGGCTGATGCTATCACCATTACAGAGTTAAAACAAAAGCAAAAACCGAAGGTTGTTTTATCGTGGGCACCACATCCGAAGGCCTTACCACATGCTGTTCCTAATTCTTTTGCTAAAATGATGCAACGTCTCGACGTAGACTTTGTTATCACACACCCAAAAGGATACGAACTAAATCCTGAGGTTACAAAAGATATCCCTATAACATATGATCAGGAAAAGGCGCTAAAAGATGCCGACTTCGTTTATGTCAAGAACTGGAGTTCATATAAAAATTACGGAGAAGTAGAATCTATTGATGAAAAATGGATGATGAACAGTGCGAAACTGGGGAATGCTAAATTCATGCACTGTTTGCCGGTTCGAAGAAACGTAATTGTTACTGACGAGGTACTTAACAGCAATCAATCGGTAGTTATCGAGCAGGCTAATAACAGAACTTATGCTGCCCAAGTGGTATTAAAGAATATTTTAGAGAGTCTATAGTATGAAACAAAAAGTATCCATAGTGAAAATAGGCGGAAACCTAATCGAAAATGAAACGATACTCGATGAGTTTATATCAAATTTTGCTGAG of the Zhouia spongiae genome contains:
- a CDS encoding alpha/beta hydrolase, which gives rise to MQHNEFYFYCHNKKLYGQYWKPQQLKAVVVLVHGMGSHSGRYSSFVVPEFIDKGYAVIGFDHFGHGHTEGKRGTCPGYEAVLDSITEVFDKVDELFNGFPRFLYGHSMGGNVALNYVLRRKPELKGVVITSPFLRIAFPTPAWKMALGKLFYRIAPNITLSSGIDAKYISRDEKEVNKYKEDKLVHNRISPNFSIPFIKAGEEAISKALQLHLPLLLLHGTDDYITSHYASKAFAKQSEKYTELKLFEGGYHELHNDLEKQEVLNTITGWMDNQL
- the pabB gene encoding aminodeoxychorismate synthase component I, whose translation is MYRKTVKFTPEDIEVFKDKLLSWAQQFEEVAWLDSNNYHRRYSSFDSIMAFDALTSIQTDTYDAFEKLKEYQSVSHDWLFGYLSYDLKNDVENLKSGNFDGLEFPDLYFFQPKKIVTIKEGVAEFHYLPMVDDEVEADYEEINSFQESSTYETGNTGDVKIKLRIHKEEYMAKVKKMLDYIHRGDIYEASFCQEFYAEDTELAPLRSYKHLNEISKPPFATYLKIRDQYLLSASPERYLRKEGSKVLSQPIKGTAKRAQFLKADVQLVNSLRNNPKERSENIMIVDLVRNDLSRVAKKGTVEVEELCKVYTFEQVHQLISTVKAIVPDETNPIDIIKATFPMGSMTGAPKISAMKIIEELEETKRGLYSGTVGYFTPVGDFDFNVVIRSILYNATKKYISYSVGGAITARSIPEKEYEECLIKAKAMREVLEGKLNNQKV
- a CDS encoding GNAT family N-acetyltransferase — encoded protein: MQVVIANNSHIQYAQIICDTIEDSAKQRGTGIAKRTTEYIVTKIQNGNAVIALDGETFAGFCYIETWGHEKYVANSGLIVHPDFRGHGLATKIKKKVFEHSRNKFPEAKIFGITTGLAVMKINYDLGYEPVTFSELTDDPAFWNGCQTCKNYDILTRTDRKMCLCTGMLYDPADKEHNHKHSYNKKVFKRLKSIKQNIFLKKEKKKK
- a CDS encoding argininosuccinate synthase encodes the protein MKKLVLAYSGGLDTSYCAKYLSEEEGFDVHAVSVNTGGFSKEEIRNIESKAKVLGVSSYTSIDAVQTFYDEVVKYLIYGNVLKNNTYPLSVSAERIVQAIEIIKYAKKIDAKYIAHGSTGAGNDQVRFDMIFQIIAPEIEIITPIRDKKLSRQEEIEYLSGKGVNMEWSKAKYSINKGLWGTSVGGEETLTSHLPLPDEAYPSQLTSMGSQKVKLTFNKGELTAIDGKKGKAVENIEKLNEIASVYAIGRDIHVGDTIIGIKGRVGFEAAAPIIIIKAHHTLEKHVLTKWQQHHKEYLANWYGMLLHEGQFLDEAMRNIEAFLTDSQKNVSGDVWVSLHPYRFVIDGIKSDHDLMSAKFGAYGEMNKGWTADDAKGFIKIMSNSAKIHQAVNQN
- the argC gene encoding N-acetyl-gamma-glutamyl-phosphate reductase; protein product: MIKAGIIGGSGYTGGELIRLLLNHPQATIDFVFSTTRAGKPLSDAHEDLLGLSDIKFTGEINPEIDVLFLCLGHGNSSSFLNNYKFSENTKIIDLSNDFRLQNDASFNGMEFVYGLPELNKEKIKSAKQLANPGCFATAIQLALLPLAADKRLQQEIHVNAVTGSTGAGVSPSATSHFSWRNNNISWYKPFTHQHLGEIGESLASLQGSEASLLFMPQRGNFSRGIFVTAYTRFTGSLDEAKAMYAGFYKDAPFTKVSDKEIHLKQVVNTNMCHLHLHKHEDILLITGAEDNLLKGASGQAVQNMNLMFGLPETEGLQLKASYF
- the proC gene encoding pyrroline-5-carboxylate reductase; this translates as MKVAVIGAGNLGLSIAKGLITTNAITTLFLTKRNKESIKEYEEYKNVFVTDNNREAVQNSDIIIFAVQPAQFESILLEIKDLLHQNHVLISTITGFKIPRIEALIGSDHYIIRSMPNTAISVGKSMTCLCANEKGKKRIDLAKAIFNRLGTSISIPEHQMQAATVICASGIAFWMRLIRATTQGAIQLGFDAAEAQEMAMQTCAGAAGLLIQTGNHPEQEIDKVTTPRGCTIEGLNEMEHQGLSSSLIKGIVTSFEKINQIAK
- a CDS encoding aspartate aminotransferase family protein; this translates as MKLFDVYPLYDITPVRGDNVYVYDEKGQQYLDLYGGHAVISIGHSHPHYTEKLNEQLHKLGFYSNAVKNPLQQELADKLGNLSGCDNYQLFLCNSGAEANENALKLASFVTGKSRVIAFNNAFHGRTSAAVAATDNKNINAPINSQHDVSFLPLNQLHSLDYELVKGDVCAVIIEPIQGVGGLDEPTTKFLKGAQELCKKHGALLVLDEVQSGYGRSGKFFAFQHHNIEPDIIAMAKGMGNGFPVGGILIHPSIEAKYGMLGTTFGGNHLACAAGIAVLDVLKENNLITHATEIAAYFTEKAKNLPHLKQIKGRGLMIGLEFEFEVADLRKKLIYEKRIFTGGAGNKNLLRILPPLTVQKEHIDLFIEALYDVIDNK
- a CDS encoding N-acetylornithine carbamoyltransferase, with translation MEHFLDLDDIPNIDQLINEAINLKKAPYAFEQLGKHKTIGLLFFNSSLRTRLSTQKAAQNLGMKTMVLNVSSDSWGLEFEDGAVMNTNKAEHVREAAAVISQYVDIMAIRAFPTLCDKEKDEQEQVLKSFQKYASVPILNMESATGHPLQALADAITITELKQKQKPKVVLSWAPHPKALPHAVPNSFAKMMQRLDVDFVITHPKGYELNPEVTKDIPITYDQEKALKDADFVYVKNWSSYKNYGEVESIDEKWMMNSAKLGNAKFMHCLPVRRNVIVTDEVLNSNQSVVIEQANNRTYAAQVVLKNILESL